One Bos javanicus breed banteng chromosome 9, ARS-OSU_banteng_1.0, whole genome shotgun sequence DNA window includes the following coding sequences:
- the ANKRD6 gene encoding ankyrin repeat domain-containing protein 6 isoform X6, translating to MTSSALEWDYYEFEPVETSSLEYGTPGANSLLLPANPVNAHWSTNAISDWSMSNHTAPTSEIVQDPVATGKGTKEEKNKKNQRRQARKNPRRSEREKEGDQTALHRATVVGNTEVIAALIQEGCALDRQDKDGNTALHEASWHGFSQSAKLLVKAGANVLAKNKAGDTALHIAAALNHKKVVKILLEAGADGTIVNNAGRTPLETARYHNNPEVALLLTKAPQVLRFSRGRSLRKKRERLKEERRAQSVPRDEVAQSKGSVSAGDTHSSEQAAPRKEEAREDVLSASPEPRAKDSRQRKSRPKVSAFSDPTPPADQQPGQQKNVHAHSHPKKRPRHRCSPPPPPHEFRAYQLYTLYRGKDGKVMQAPINGCRCEPLINKLENQLEATVEEIKAELVSVQDKMNVKLGHMENKTQHQMRVLDKLMVERLSAERTECLNRLQQHSDSEKHEGEKRQMSLVDELKTWCMLKIQNLELKLSGDSRASRTKSTPSTCESSTGVDQSVVTAGPVAASDSSPQVVRPKEKALSSTATHRLQQQELSSSDCTGSRLRNVKVQTASLPLKETARCDPQAGPCVDRGTQTKKSGKSGQTRHRGQQPAVSTAGGQPPPPAAGGEQTAPHVRDTSQALELTQYFFEAVSTQMEKWYERKIEEARSQASQKAQQDKATLEEHIKSLEEELAKLRTKVQKEN from the exons ATGACCTCCAGTGCCCTGGAGTGGGATTATTATGAATTTGAACCTGTGGAAACCAGTTCTTTAGAATATGGAACTCCAGGAGCAAATTCCCTCTTGCTTCCTGCCAACCCTGTCAACGCTCATTGGAGCACTAACGCCATCTCTGATTGGTCAATGAGCAATCACACAGCCCCCACCTCAGAAATAGTCCAGGACCCCGTGGCCACGGGAAAAGGCacgaaggaagagaaaaataagaaaaaccagAGAAGACAGGCTAGGAAGAACCCCAGAagatcagagagagaaaaagag GGGGACCAGACTGCCTTGCACCGGGCCACGGTGGTGGGGAACACCGAGGTCATTGCGGCGCTCATCCAGGAGGGCTGTGCTCTGGACCGACAGGACAAG GACGGGAACACGGCCCTGCACGAAGCATCCTGGCACGGTTTCAGCCAGTCGGCCAAGCTGCTCGTTAAAGCTGGAGCCAACGTGCTTGCCAAGAACAAG GCTGGAGACACGGCACTTCATATTGCTGCTGCCCTAAATCACAAGAAGGTGGTTAAAATCTTGCTGGAAGCTGGAGCAGATGGGACCATCGTCAATAAT GCAGGCCGGACTCCGCTGGAGACTGCCCGCTACCACAATAATCCGGAAGTTGCTCTCCTCCTCACTAAAGCGCCCCAG GTCTTGCGCTTCAGTCGTGGGCGAAGCctgaggaaaaagagagagaggctcaaggaagagaggagagctCAGTCTGTGCCGAGAGATGAGGTGGCACAAAGCAAG GGAAGTGTCTCGGCAGGAGACACCCATAGCAGTGAACAGGCTGCGCCCAGGAAAGAAGAGGCCAGAGAAGATGTCCTGTCTGCCTCCCCAGAGCCCAGAGCAAAGGACAGCAGACAGAGAAAGTCAAGACCCAAG GTGTCAGCGTTTTCTGACCCCACCCCTCCAGCAGACCAGCAGCCCGGACAGCAGAAGAACGTGCATGCTCACAGTCACCCTAAAAAGAGGCCCAGGCATCGCTGCTCACCCCCGCCCCCTCCGCACGAGTTCAGAGCATACCAGCTCTACACGCTGTACCGGGGCAAGGACGGCAAAGTGATGCAG GCGCCAATAAATGGCTGTCGGTGTGAACCCCTGATCAACAAGCTGGAGAATCAGCTGGAAGCAACTGTGGAGGAGATCAAAGCAGAGCTAGTGTCGGTTCAGGATAAGATGAACGTGAAGCTGGGGCACATGGAGAATAAGACCCAGCACCAA ATGCGGGTTCTGGACAAGCTGATGGTGGAGCGACTCTCAGCAGAGAGGACGGAGTGCCTGAACCGCCTGCAGCAGCACTCGGACTCGGAGAAGCACGAGGGAGAGAAACGGCAG ATGTCCTTGGTGGATGAATTAAAAACCTGGTGCATGTTAAAGATTCAGAATCTGGAGCTGAAGCTTTCTGGAGATTCTAGGGCCTCCAGGACTAAATCCACACCGTCCACTTGCGAGTCCTCCACAG GTGTGGATCAGTCAGTGGTGACTGCAGGCCCAGTAGCAGCCTCGGACAGTTCCCCCCAGGTGGTCAGGCCCAAGGAAAAGGCCCTCAGCTCCACCGCCACCCACAGACTCCAGCAGCAGGAGCTGTCTTCCTCGGACTGTACGGGCTCCCGACTGAGGAACGTCAAGGTCCAGACAGCCTCGCTCCCCTTGAAAGAGACAGCCAGATGCGATCCACAGGCTGGGCCTTGTGTTGACAGAGGCACCCAGACCAAAAAGTCCGGGAAAAGTGGGCAGACGAGGCACCGAGGCCAGCAGCCAGCAGTCAGCACTGCCGGTGGGCAGCCGCCGCCTCCAGCAGCAGGCGGCGAGCAGACCGCCCCTCACGTTCGAGACACCTCCCAAGCGCTGGAGCTCACCCAGTATTTCTTTGAGGCTGTTTCCACCCAGATGGAAAAGTGGTATGAAAGGAAGATTGAAGAAGCACGAAGCCAAGCCAGTCAGAAAGCCCAGCAAGACAAGGCCACGCTGGAGGAACACATTAAAAGTTTAGAGGAGGAACTTGCTAAACTAAGGACTAAGGTACAGAAGGAAAACTAG
- the ANKRD6 gene encoding ankyrin repeat domain-containing protein 6 isoform X3: MTSSALEWDYYEFEPVETSSLEYGTPGANSLLLPANPVNAHWSTNAISDWSMSNHTAPTSEIVQDPVATGKGTKEEKNKKNQRRQARKNPRRSEREKEGDQTALHRATVVGNTEVIAALIQEGCALDRQDKDGNTALHEASWHGFSQSAKLLVKAGANVLAKNKAGNTALHLACQNSHAQSTRVLLLGGSRADLKNNAGDTALHIAAALNHKKVVKILLEAGADGTIVNNAGRTPLETARYHNNPEVALLLTKAPQVLRFSRGRSLRKKRERLKEERRAQSVPRDEVAQSKGSVSAGDTHSSEQAAPRKEEAREDVLSASPEPRAKDSRQRKSRPKVSAFSDPTPPADQQPGQQKNVHAHSHPKKRPRHRCSPPPPPHEFRAYQLYTLYRGKDGKVMQAPINGCRCEPLINKLENQLEATVEEIKAELVSVQDKMNVKLGHMENKTQHQMRVLDKLMVERLSAERTECLNRLQQHSDSEKHEGEKRQMSLVDELKTWCMLKIQNLELKLSGDSRASRTKSTPSTCESSTGVDQSVVTAGPVAASDSSPQVVRPKEKALSSTATHRLQQQELSSSDCTGSRLRNVKVQTASLPLKETARCDPQAGPCVDRGTQTKKSGKSGQTRHRGQQPAVSTAGGQPPPPAAGGEQTAPHVRDTSQALELTQYFFEAVSTQMEKWYERKIEEARSQASQKAQQDKATLEEHIKSLEEELAKLRTKVQKEN, encoded by the exons ATGACCTCCAGTGCCCTGGAGTGGGATTATTATGAATTTGAACCTGTGGAAACCAGTTCTTTAGAATATGGAACTCCAGGAGCAAATTCCCTCTTGCTTCCTGCCAACCCTGTCAACGCTCATTGGAGCACTAACGCCATCTCTGATTGGTCAATGAGCAATCACACAGCCCCCACCTCAGAAATAGTCCAGGACCCCGTGGCCACGGGAAAAGGCacgaaggaagagaaaaataagaaaaaccagAGAAGACAGGCTAGGAAGAACCCCAGAagatcagagagagaaaaagag GGGGACCAGACTGCCTTGCACCGGGCCACGGTGGTGGGGAACACCGAGGTCATTGCGGCGCTCATCCAGGAGGGCTGTGCTCTGGACCGACAGGACAAG GACGGGAACACGGCCCTGCACGAAGCATCCTGGCACGGTTTCAGCCAGTCGGCCAAGCTGCTCGTTAAAGCTGGAGCCAACGTGCTTGCCAAGAACAAG GCGGGGAACACGGCTCTGCACCTGGCCTGCCAGAACAGCCATGCCCAGAGCACCCGTGTCCTTCTGCTGGGCGGCTCCCGCGCCGACCTCAAAAATAAC GCTGGAGACACGGCACTTCATATTGCTGCTGCCCTAAATCACAAGAAGGTGGTTAAAATCTTGCTGGAAGCTGGAGCAGATGGGACCATCGTCAATAAT GCAGGCCGGACTCCGCTGGAGACTGCCCGCTACCACAATAATCCGGAAGTTGCTCTCCTCCTCACTAAAGCGCCCCAG GTCTTGCGCTTCAGTCGTGGGCGAAGCctgaggaaaaagagagagaggctcaaggaagagaggagagctCAGTCTGTGCCGAGAGATGAGGTGGCACAAAGCAAG GGAAGTGTCTCGGCAGGAGACACCCATAGCAGTGAACAGGCTGCGCCCAGGAAAGAAGAGGCCAGAGAAGATGTCCTGTCTGCCTCCCCAGAGCCCAGAGCAAAGGACAGCAGACAGAGAAAGTCAAGACCCAAG GTGTCAGCGTTTTCTGACCCCACCCCTCCAGCAGACCAGCAGCCCGGACAGCAGAAGAACGTGCATGCTCACAGTCACCCTAAAAAGAGGCCCAGGCATCGCTGCTCACCCCCGCCCCCTCCGCACGAGTTCAGAGCATACCAGCTCTACACGCTGTACCGGGGCAAGGACGGCAAAGTGATGCAG GCGCCAATAAATGGCTGTCGGTGTGAACCCCTGATCAACAAGCTGGAGAATCAGCTGGAAGCAACTGTGGAGGAGATCAAAGCAGAGCTAGTGTCGGTTCAGGATAAGATGAACGTGAAGCTGGGGCACATGGAGAATAAGACCCAGCACCAA ATGCGGGTTCTGGACAAGCTGATGGTGGAGCGACTCTCAGCAGAGAGGACGGAGTGCCTGAACCGCCTGCAGCAGCACTCGGACTCGGAGAAGCACGAGGGAGAGAAACGGCAG ATGTCCTTGGTGGATGAATTAAAAACCTGGTGCATGTTAAAGATTCAGAATCTGGAGCTGAAGCTTTCTGGAGATTCTAGGGCCTCCAGGACTAAATCCACACCGTCCACTTGCGAGTCCTCCACAG GTGTGGATCAGTCAGTGGTGACTGCAGGCCCAGTAGCAGCCTCGGACAGTTCCCCCCAGGTGGTCAGGCCCAAGGAAAAGGCCCTCAGCTCCACCGCCACCCACAGACTCCAGCAGCAGGAGCTGTCTTCCTCGGACTGTACGGGCTCCCGACTGAGGAACGTCAAGGTCCAGACAGCCTCGCTCCCCTTGAAAGAGACAGCCAGATGCGATCCACAGGCTGGGCCTTGTGTTGACAGAGGCACCCAGACCAAAAAGTCCGGGAAAAGTGGGCAGACGAGGCACCGAGGCCAGCAGCCAGCAGTCAGCACTGCCGGTGGGCAGCCGCCGCCTCCAGCAGCAGGCGGCGAGCAGACCGCCCCTCACGTTCGAGACACCTCCCAAGCGCTGGAGCTCACCCAGTATTTCTTTGAGGCTGTTTCCACCCAGATGGAAAAGTGGTATGAAAGGAAGATTGAAGAAGCACGAAGCCAAGCCAGTCAGAAAGCCCAGCAAGACAAGGCCACGCTGGAGGAACACATTAAAAGTTTAGAGGAGGAACTTGCTAAACTAAGGACTAAGGTACAGAAGGAAAACTAG
- the ANKRD6 gene encoding ankyrin repeat domain-containing protein 6 isoform X1, translating into MTSSALEWDYYEFEPVETSSLEYGTPGANSLLLPANPVNAHWSTNAISDWSMSNHTAPTSEIVQDPVATGKGTKEEKNKKNQRRQARKNPRRSEREKEGDQTALHRATVVGNTEVIAALIQEGCALDRQDKDGNTALHEASWHGFSQSAKLLVKAGANVLAKNKAGNTALHLACQNSHAQSTRVLLLGGSRADLKNNAGDTCLHVAARYNHLSIIKLLLSAFCSVHEKNQAGDTALHIAAALNHKKVVKILLEAGADGTIVNNAGRTPLETARYHNNPEVALLLTKAPQVLRFSRGRSLRKKRERLKEERRAQSVPRDEVAQSKGSVSAGDTHSSEQAAPRKEEAREDVLSASPEPRAKDSRQRKSRPKVSAFSDPTPPADQQPGQQKNVHAHSHPKKRPRHRCSPPPPPHEFRAYQLYTLYRGKDGKVMQAPINGCRCEPLINKLENQLEATVEEIKAELVSVQDKMNVKLGHMENKTQHQMRVLDKLMVERLSAERTECLNRLQQHSDSEKHEGEKRQMSLVDELKTWCMLKIQNLELKLSGDSRASRTKSTPSTCESSTGVDQSVVTAGPVAASDSSPQVVRPKEKALSSTATHRLQQQELSSSDCTGSRLRNVKVQTASLPLKETARCDPQAGPCVDRGTQTKKSGKSGQTRHRGQQPAVSTAGGQPPPPAAGGEQTAPHVRDTSQALELTQYFFEAVSTQMEKWYERKIEEARSQASQKAQQDKATLEEHIKSLEEELAKLRTKVQKEN; encoded by the exons ATGACCTCCAGTGCCCTGGAGTGGGATTATTATGAATTTGAACCTGTGGAAACCAGTTCTTTAGAATATGGAACTCCAGGAGCAAATTCCCTCTTGCTTCCTGCCAACCCTGTCAACGCTCATTGGAGCACTAACGCCATCTCTGATTGGTCAATGAGCAATCACACAGCCCCCACCTCAGAAATAGTCCAGGACCCCGTGGCCACGGGAAAAGGCacgaaggaagagaaaaataagaaaaaccagAGAAGACAGGCTAGGAAGAACCCCAGAagatcagagagagaaaaagag GGGGACCAGACTGCCTTGCACCGGGCCACGGTGGTGGGGAACACCGAGGTCATTGCGGCGCTCATCCAGGAGGGCTGTGCTCTGGACCGACAGGACAAG GACGGGAACACGGCCCTGCACGAAGCATCCTGGCACGGTTTCAGCCAGTCGGCCAAGCTGCTCGTTAAAGCTGGAGCCAACGTGCTTGCCAAGAACAAG GCGGGGAACACGGCTCTGCACCTGGCCTGCCAGAACAGCCATGCCCAGAGCACCCGTGTCCTTCTGCTGGGCGGCTCCCGCGCCGACCTCAAAAATAAC GCAGGCGACACCTGTTTGCACGTTGCCGCACGCTATAATCACTTGTCCATCATTAAGCTCCTCCTCAGTGCTTTCTGTTCTGTCCATGAAAAGAACCAG GCTGGAGACACGGCACTTCATATTGCTGCTGCCCTAAATCACAAGAAGGTGGTTAAAATCTTGCTGGAAGCTGGAGCAGATGGGACCATCGTCAATAAT GCAGGCCGGACTCCGCTGGAGACTGCCCGCTACCACAATAATCCGGAAGTTGCTCTCCTCCTCACTAAAGCGCCCCAG GTCTTGCGCTTCAGTCGTGGGCGAAGCctgaggaaaaagagagagaggctcaaggaagagaggagagctCAGTCTGTGCCGAGAGATGAGGTGGCACAAAGCAAG GGAAGTGTCTCGGCAGGAGACACCCATAGCAGTGAACAGGCTGCGCCCAGGAAAGAAGAGGCCAGAGAAGATGTCCTGTCTGCCTCCCCAGAGCCCAGAGCAAAGGACAGCAGACAGAGAAAGTCAAGACCCAAG GTGTCAGCGTTTTCTGACCCCACCCCTCCAGCAGACCAGCAGCCCGGACAGCAGAAGAACGTGCATGCTCACAGTCACCCTAAAAAGAGGCCCAGGCATCGCTGCTCACCCCCGCCCCCTCCGCACGAGTTCAGAGCATACCAGCTCTACACGCTGTACCGGGGCAAGGACGGCAAAGTGATGCAG GCGCCAATAAATGGCTGTCGGTGTGAACCCCTGATCAACAAGCTGGAGAATCAGCTGGAAGCAACTGTGGAGGAGATCAAAGCAGAGCTAGTGTCGGTTCAGGATAAGATGAACGTGAAGCTGGGGCACATGGAGAATAAGACCCAGCACCAA ATGCGGGTTCTGGACAAGCTGATGGTGGAGCGACTCTCAGCAGAGAGGACGGAGTGCCTGAACCGCCTGCAGCAGCACTCGGACTCGGAGAAGCACGAGGGAGAGAAACGGCAG ATGTCCTTGGTGGATGAATTAAAAACCTGGTGCATGTTAAAGATTCAGAATCTGGAGCTGAAGCTTTCTGGAGATTCTAGGGCCTCCAGGACTAAATCCACACCGTCCACTTGCGAGTCCTCCACAG GTGTGGATCAGTCAGTGGTGACTGCAGGCCCAGTAGCAGCCTCGGACAGTTCCCCCCAGGTGGTCAGGCCCAAGGAAAAGGCCCTCAGCTCCACCGCCACCCACAGACTCCAGCAGCAGGAGCTGTCTTCCTCGGACTGTACGGGCTCCCGACTGAGGAACGTCAAGGTCCAGACAGCCTCGCTCCCCTTGAAAGAGACAGCCAGATGCGATCCACAGGCTGGGCCTTGTGTTGACAGAGGCACCCAGACCAAAAAGTCCGGGAAAAGTGGGCAGACGAGGCACCGAGGCCAGCAGCCAGCAGTCAGCACTGCCGGTGGGCAGCCGCCGCCTCCAGCAGCAGGCGGCGAGCAGACCGCCCCTCACGTTCGAGACACCTCCCAAGCGCTGGAGCTCACCCAGTATTTCTTTGAGGCTGTTTCCACCCAGATGGAAAAGTGGTATGAAAGGAAGATTGAAGAAGCACGAAGCCAAGCCAGTCAGAAAGCCCAGCAAGACAAGGCCACGCTGGAGGAACACATTAAAAGTTTAGAGGAGGAACTTGCTAAACTAAGGACTAAGGTACAGAAGGAAAACTAG
- the ANKRD6 gene encoding ankyrin repeat domain-containing protein 6 isoform X2, with product MSQQDAVAALSERLLIAAYKGQTENVVQLINKGAKVAVTKHGRTPLHLAANKGHLSVVQILLKAGCDLDVQDDGDQTALHRATVVGNTEVIAALIQEGCALDRQDKDGNTALHEASWHGFSQSAKLLVKAGANVLAKNKAGNTALHLACQNSHAQSTRVLLLGGSRADLKNNAGDTCLHVAARYNHLSIIKLLLSAFCSVHEKNQAGDTALHIAAALNHKKVVKILLEAGADGTIVNNAGRTPLETARYHNNPEVALLLTKAPQVLRFSRGRSLRKKRERLKEERRAQSVPRDEVAQSKGSVSAGDTHSSEQAAPRKEEAREDVLSASPEPRAKDSRQRKSRPKVSAFSDPTPPADQQPGQQKNVHAHSHPKKRPRHRCSPPPPPHEFRAYQLYTLYRGKDGKVMQAPINGCRCEPLINKLENQLEATVEEIKAELVSVQDKMNVKLGHMENKTQHQMRVLDKLMVERLSAERTECLNRLQQHSDSEKHEGEKRQMSLVDELKTWCMLKIQNLELKLSGDSRASRTKSTPSTCESSTGVDQSVVTAGPVAASDSSPQVVRPKEKALSSTATHRLQQQELSSSDCTGSRLRNVKVQTASLPLKETARCDPQAGPCVDRGTQTKKSGKSGQTRHRGQQPAVSTAGGQPPPPAAGGEQTAPHVRDTSQALELTQYFFEAVSTQMEKWYERKIEEARSQASQKAQQDKATLEEHIKSLEEELAKLRTKVQKEN from the exons CATGGCCGGACGCCCCTGCATCTTGCTGCCAATAAGGGCCATCTTTCTGTGGTCCAGATcttgctgaaggctggctgtgACCTCGATGTCCAGGATGAT GGGGACCAGACTGCCTTGCACCGGGCCACGGTGGTGGGGAACACCGAGGTCATTGCGGCGCTCATCCAGGAGGGCTGTGCTCTGGACCGACAGGACAAG GACGGGAACACGGCCCTGCACGAAGCATCCTGGCACGGTTTCAGCCAGTCGGCCAAGCTGCTCGTTAAAGCTGGAGCCAACGTGCTTGCCAAGAACAAG GCGGGGAACACGGCTCTGCACCTGGCCTGCCAGAACAGCCATGCCCAGAGCACCCGTGTCCTTCTGCTGGGCGGCTCCCGCGCCGACCTCAAAAATAAC GCAGGCGACACCTGTTTGCACGTTGCCGCACGCTATAATCACTTGTCCATCATTAAGCTCCTCCTCAGTGCTTTCTGTTCTGTCCATGAAAAGAACCAG GCTGGAGACACGGCACTTCATATTGCTGCTGCCCTAAATCACAAGAAGGTGGTTAAAATCTTGCTGGAAGCTGGAGCAGATGGGACCATCGTCAATAAT GCAGGCCGGACTCCGCTGGAGACTGCCCGCTACCACAATAATCCGGAAGTTGCTCTCCTCCTCACTAAAGCGCCCCAG GTCTTGCGCTTCAGTCGTGGGCGAAGCctgaggaaaaagagagagaggctcaaggaagagaggagagctCAGTCTGTGCCGAGAGATGAGGTGGCACAAAGCAAG GGAAGTGTCTCGGCAGGAGACACCCATAGCAGTGAACAGGCTGCGCCCAGGAAAGAAGAGGCCAGAGAAGATGTCCTGTCTGCCTCCCCAGAGCCCAGAGCAAAGGACAGCAGACAGAGAAAGTCAAGACCCAAG GTGTCAGCGTTTTCTGACCCCACCCCTCCAGCAGACCAGCAGCCCGGACAGCAGAAGAACGTGCATGCTCACAGTCACCCTAAAAAGAGGCCCAGGCATCGCTGCTCACCCCCGCCCCCTCCGCACGAGTTCAGAGCATACCAGCTCTACACGCTGTACCGGGGCAAGGACGGCAAAGTGATGCAG GCGCCAATAAATGGCTGTCGGTGTGAACCCCTGATCAACAAGCTGGAGAATCAGCTGGAAGCAACTGTGGAGGAGATCAAAGCAGAGCTAGTGTCGGTTCAGGATAAGATGAACGTGAAGCTGGGGCACATGGAGAATAAGACCCAGCACCAA ATGCGGGTTCTGGACAAGCTGATGGTGGAGCGACTCTCAGCAGAGAGGACGGAGTGCCTGAACCGCCTGCAGCAGCACTCGGACTCGGAGAAGCACGAGGGAGAGAAACGGCAG ATGTCCTTGGTGGATGAATTAAAAACCTGGTGCATGTTAAAGATTCAGAATCTGGAGCTGAAGCTTTCTGGAGATTCTAGGGCCTCCAGGACTAAATCCACACCGTCCACTTGCGAGTCCTCCACAG GTGTGGATCAGTCAGTGGTGACTGCAGGCCCAGTAGCAGCCTCGGACAGTTCCCCCCAGGTGGTCAGGCCCAAGGAAAAGGCCCTCAGCTCCACCGCCACCCACAGACTCCAGCAGCAGGAGCTGTCTTCCTCGGACTGTACGGGCTCCCGACTGAGGAACGTCAAGGTCCAGACAGCCTCGCTCCCCTTGAAAGAGACAGCCAGATGCGATCCACAGGCTGGGCCTTGTGTTGACAGAGGCACCCAGACCAAAAAGTCCGGGAAAAGTGGGCAGACGAGGCACCGAGGCCAGCAGCCAGCAGTCAGCACTGCCGGTGGGCAGCCGCCGCCTCCAGCAGCAGGCGGCGAGCAGACCGCCCCTCACGTTCGAGACACCTCCCAAGCGCTGGAGCTCACCCAGTATTTCTTTGAGGCTGTTTCCACCCAGATGGAAAAGTGGTATGAAAGGAAGATTGAAGAAGCACGAAGCCAAGCCAGTCAGAAAGCCCAGCAAGACAAGGCCACGCTGGAGGAACACATTAAAAGTTTAGAGGAGGAACTTGCTAAACTAAGGACTAAGGTACAGAAGGAAAACTAG
- the ANKRD6 gene encoding ankyrin repeat domain-containing protein 6 isoform X5, with amino-acid sequence MSQQDAVAALSERLLIAAYKGQTENVVQLINKGAKVAVTKHGRTPLHLAANKGHLSVVQILLKAGCDLDVQDDGDQTALHRATVVGNTEVIAALIQEGCALDRQDKDGNTALHEASWHGFSQSAKLLVKAGANVLAKNKAGNTALHLACQNSHAQSTRVLLLGGSRADLKNNAGDTCLHVAARYNHLSIIKLLLSAFCSVHEKNQAGDTALHIAAALNHKKVVKILLEAGADGTIVNNAGRTPLETARYHNNPEVALLLTKAPQGSVSAGDTHSSEQAAPRKEEAREDVLSASPEPRAKDSRQRKSRPKVSAFSDPTPPADQQPGQQKNVHAHSHPKKRPRHRCSPPPPPHEFRAYQLYTLYRGKDGKVMQAPINGCRCEPLINKLENQLEATVEEIKAELVSVQDKMNVKLGHMENKTQHQMRVLDKLMVERLSAERTECLNRLQQHSDSEKHEGEKRQMSLVDELKTWCMLKIQNLELKLSGDSRASRTKSTPSTCESSTGVDQSVVTAGPVAASDSSPQVVRPKEKALSSTATHRLQQQELSSSDCTGSRLRNVKVQTASLPLKETARCDPQAGPCVDRGTQTKKSGKSGQTRHRGQQPAVSTAGGQPPPPAAGGEQTAPHVRDTSQALELTQYFFEAVSTQMEKWYERKIEEARSQASQKAQQDKATLEEHIKSLEEELAKLRTKVQKEN; translated from the exons CATGGCCGGACGCCCCTGCATCTTGCTGCCAATAAGGGCCATCTTTCTGTGGTCCAGATcttgctgaaggctggctgtgACCTCGATGTCCAGGATGAT GGGGACCAGACTGCCTTGCACCGGGCCACGGTGGTGGGGAACACCGAGGTCATTGCGGCGCTCATCCAGGAGGGCTGTGCTCTGGACCGACAGGACAAG GACGGGAACACGGCCCTGCACGAAGCATCCTGGCACGGTTTCAGCCAGTCGGCCAAGCTGCTCGTTAAAGCTGGAGCCAACGTGCTTGCCAAGAACAAG GCGGGGAACACGGCTCTGCACCTGGCCTGCCAGAACAGCCATGCCCAGAGCACCCGTGTCCTTCTGCTGGGCGGCTCCCGCGCCGACCTCAAAAATAAC GCAGGCGACACCTGTTTGCACGTTGCCGCACGCTATAATCACTTGTCCATCATTAAGCTCCTCCTCAGTGCTTTCTGTTCTGTCCATGAAAAGAACCAG GCTGGAGACACGGCACTTCATATTGCTGCTGCCCTAAATCACAAGAAGGTGGTTAAAATCTTGCTGGAAGCTGGAGCAGATGGGACCATCGTCAATAAT GCAGGCCGGACTCCGCTGGAGACTGCCCGCTACCACAATAATCCGGAAGTTGCTCTCCTCCTCACTAAAGCGCCCCAG GGAAGTGTCTCGGCAGGAGACACCCATAGCAGTGAACAGGCTGCGCCCAGGAAAGAAGAGGCCAGAGAAGATGTCCTGTCTGCCTCCCCAGAGCCCAGAGCAAAGGACAGCAGACAGAGAAAGTCAAGACCCAAG GTGTCAGCGTTTTCTGACCCCACCCCTCCAGCAGACCAGCAGCCCGGACAGCAGAAGAACGTGCATGCTCACAGTCACCCTAAAAAGAGGCCCAGGCATCGCTGCTCACCCCCGCCCCCTCCGCACGAGTTCAGAGCATACCAGCTCTACACGCTGTACCGGGGCAAGGACGGCAAAGTGATGCAG GCGCCAATAAATGGCTGTCGGTGTGAACCCCTGATCAACAAGCTGGAGAATCAGCTGGAAGCAACTGTGGAGGAGATCAAAGCAGAGCTAGTGTCGGTTCAGGATAAGATGAACGTGAAGCTGGGGCACATGGAGAATAAGACCCAGCACCAA ATGCGGGTTCTGGACAAGCTGATGGTGGAGCGACTCTCAGCAGAGAGGACGGAGTGCCTGAACCGCCTGCAGCAGCACTCGGACTCGGAGAAGCACGAGGGAGAGAAACGGCAG ATGTCCTTGGTGGATGAATTAAAAACCTGGTGCATGTTAAAGATTCAGAATCTGGAGCTGAAGCTTTCTGGAGATTCTAGGGCCTCCAGGACTAAATCCACACCGTCCACTTGCGAGTCCTCCACAG GTGTGGATCAGTCAGTGGTGACTGCAGGCCCAGTAGCAGCCTCGGACAGTTCCCCCCAGGTGGTCAGGCCCAAGGAAAAGGCCCTCAGCTCCACCGCCACCCACAGACTCCAGCAGCAGGAGCTGTCTTCCTCGGACTGTACGGGCTCCCGACTGAGGAACGTCAAGGTCCAGACAGCCTCGCTCCCCTTGAAAGAGACAGCCAGATGCGATCCACAGGCTGGGCCTTGTGTTGACAGAGGCACCCAGACCAAAAAGTCCGGGAAAAGTGGGCAGACGAGGCACCGAGGCCAGCAGCCAGCAGTCAGCACTGCCGGTGGGCAGCCGCCGCCTCCAGCAGCAGGCGGCGAGCAGACCGCCCCTCACGTTCGAGACACCTCCCAAGCGCTGGAGCTCACCCAGTATTTCTTTGAGGCTGTTTCCACCCAGATGGAAAAGTGGTATGAAAGGAAGATTGAAGAAGCACGAAGCCAAGCCAGTCAGAAAGCCCAGCAAGACAAGGCCACGCTGGAGGAACACATTAAAAGTTTAGAGGAGGAACTTGCTAAACTAAGGACTAAGGTACAGAAGGAAAACTAG